The bacterium genomic interval GCCTGGATCACGGGTGCCATGCGCGCAACGACCGTCTGCAGCTTCTCGGCCGGTTGCAGCAGCGTGGCGCGAACGTATCCTTGGCCGTCGCCGAAGGCGGTCCCCGGGAAGATCAGGACGTTGGCCTCGGTGAGGATATGGGCGCAAAATTCATACCCGCTCTGCCCCGTCGCGGGCACCCGCGCGAAGACATAGAGGGCGCCGCGGGACCACCGTCCGCCCAGACCCATGGGCTCGAACCCGTCGAGGAGAATCCGCCGCCGGTCCGCGTAGACGCGCCGCATCTCGTCGATGCACTCCTGCGGGCCTGTCAGCGCCGCCAGTCCGGCCGCCTGAGACACCGCCGGGGCACAGATGGTGAGCGTGTGCTTGATCACTTCCATCGCCGGAATCAGCGGGCGCGGGGCGACCATGTAGCCGATCCGCCAGCCGGTCATCGCGTAGGTCTTGCTGAACCCGTTGATGATGATGATCCGGTCGGCGAGGCCCGGAACGGCGGCGATGCTGGCGTGCGGCGGCCCCTCATACACGAACCGCTCATAGATGTCGTCGGCCACCACGAGCAGATCATGGCGCAGGGCCACCTGAGCCAGCTCGGCGATGGTCTCGGCAGGGATCACGGCCCCGGTGGGGTTCTCCGGGGACACCACAACCATCAGTTTGGTGCGCGGTGAGATTCGCGCTTCCAGCTCATGTGGATCGACGACAAACGCTCGGGCTTCGCGGGTGGGGACGCAGACCGGAATCCCGCCGGCGAGACGGAT includes:
- a CDS encoding pyridoxal phosphate-dependent aminotransferase, with translation MTPENTLAARAAKRAVQTRSGDRERLLAMAQGRRDLLSLGRADPDLPTPPHIVEAAKRALDQGATHYTHWQGRGDLREAVAEKCRRDYGAEVHPDQVIITAGSQEAMYVTFQALLDPGDEVLLADPHYTSYSRAIRLAGGIPVCVPTREARAFVVDPHELEARISPRTKLMVVVSPENPTGAVIPAETIAELAQVALRHDLLVVADDIYERFVYEGPPHASIAAVPGLADRIIIINGFSKTYAMTGWRIGYMVAPRPLIPAMEVIKHTLTICAPAVSQAAGLAALTGPQECIDEMRRVYADRRRILLDGFEPMGLGGRWSRGALYVFARVPATGQSGYEFCAHILTEANVLIFPGTAFGDGQGYVRATLLQPAEKLQTVVARMAPVIQALQHR